The following coding sequences are from one Sphingobium sp. Cam5-1 window:
- the sufC gene encoding Fe-S cluster assembly ATPase SufC: protein MLTIENLTNEIDGKAILKGLSLSIKAGEIHAIMGPNGAGKSTLAYTLGGRPNYEVTGGTASLDGVNLFSMDPHERAAAGLFLGFQYPVEIPGVSNLQFLRESLNSQRRARGEKELNGGEFIKLAKEKAALLGLDMEMLKRPVNVGFSGGEKKRAEMVQMGILDPKLAILDETDSGLDIDALKIVGAGINAIMRKPDKAVLLITHYQRLLDYVKPDYVHVLAGGRIVKSGGPELALELEREGYAEVVAA, encoded by the coding sequence ATGCTGACGATTGAGAACCTGACCAACGAAATCGACGGCAAGGCGATTCTGAAAGGCCTGTCGCTGTCCATCAAGGCGGGGGAAATCCATGCGATCATGGGGCCGAACGGCGCGGGCAAGTCCACGCTGGCCTACACGCTCGGCGGCCGTCCGAACTATGAAGTGACCGGCGGCACGGCGTCTCTGGACGGTGTGAACTTGTTCAGCATGGACCCGCATGAACGCGCCGCTGCTGGCCTGTTCCTGGGTTTCCAGTACCCGGTCGAAATCCCCGGCGTGTCCAACCTCCAATTCCTGCGCGAAAGCCTCAATTCGCAGCGCCGCGCGCGCGGAGAGAAGGAACTGAACGGCGGCGAGTTCATCAAGTTGGCCAAGGAAAAAGCGGCGCTGCTCGGCCTCGACATGGAGATGCTGAAGCGTCCGGTGAATGTCGGCTTTTCGGGCGGCGAGAAGAAGCGTGCGGAAATGGTGCAGATGGGCATCCTCGATCCCAAGCTGGCGATCCTCGACGAAACCGACTCCGGCCTCGACATCGACGCACTCAAGATTGTCGGCGCAGGCATCAATGCGATCATGCGCAAGCCCGACAAGGCGGTTCTGCTGATCACCCACTATCAGCGCCTGCTCGACTATGTGAAGCCGGACTATGTCCATGTGCTGGCTGGCGGCCGGATCGTGAAATCGGGCGGCCCCGAACTCGCGCTGGAACTGGAGCGCGAAGGCTATGCGGAAGTGGTTGCCGCATGA
- a CDS encoding quinone-dependent dihydroorotate dehydrogenase yields the protein MSYRLVRPLFFALDAERAHHLSVMLLRLMPASPAPVPDVKLAQTVAGIRFPNPVGLAAGYDKEGLVAHKMHGLGFGFTELGTLTPMPQAGNPKPRLFRLVEDRAVINRMGFNNGGLAAAAERVAKRRRPAGDGPAPIVGINIGANKDATDRIADYVTGVTCMAPLADYLTVNISSPNTPGLRALQDRAALDQLLGAVMAARRVNGGRDGGHLPPVFLKVAPDLEPEDIEDIAAACLDHGVDALIVSNTTISRPPLRSVHANESGGLSGAPLTDLSLQRLRDFRRILGARLPLIGVGGIGNAEQAYARLRAGASLIQLYSALVYEGPYLARRINAGLKKLMARDGFTHISEVIGIDS from the coding sequence ATGTCTTATCGCCTTGTCCGCCCGCTTTTCTTCGCGCTCGATGCAGAACGCGCACATCATCTTTCGGTCATGCTTCTCCGCTTGATGCCCGCTTCCCCTGCTCCCGTACCGGACGTCAAGCTGGCACAGACGGTGGCGGGCATCCGCTTTCCCAATCCTGTCGGATTGGCTGCCGGGTACGACAAGGAAGGACTCGTCGCGCACAAGATGCATGGATTGGGCTTTGGGTTTACCGAACTCGGAACGCTCACTCCGATGCCGCAGGCGGGTAATCCCAAGCCTCGACTGTTCCGTCTTGTCGAGGATCGCGCGGTTATCAACCGCATGGGTTTCAACAATGGCGGCCTGGCGGCGGCGGCAGAGCGCGTTGCCAAGCGCCGCCGTCCTGCTGGCGATGGACCTGCCCCAATCGTCGGCATCAATATCGGAGCGAACAAGGACGCGACCGACCGCATCGCCGATTATGTCACCGGCGTGACCTGCATGGCGCCGCTTGCCGATTATCTGACGGTCAACATCTCGTCCCCCAACACGCCGGGCCTGCGCGCCTTGCAGGACAGGGCAGCGCTGGACCAGTTGCTGGGCGCCGTCATGGCCGCGCGCCGCGTAAACGGGGGCCGGGACGGGGGTCACCTGCCGCCCGTCTTCCTCAAGGTCGCGCCCGATCTGGAGCCCGAGGATATCGAGGACATCGCCGCCGCTTGCCTGGATCATGGGGTGGACGCATTGATCGTGTCCAACACCACCATTTCGCGGCCCCCGCTCCGATCGGTCCATGCCAATGAAAGCGGGGGATTGTCGGGCGCGCCGCTCACCGATCTGTCGCTTCAGCGGCTGCGCGATTTCCGCCGGATATTGGGCGCGCGCCTACCCTTGATCGGCGTGGGCGGCATCGGCAATGCGGAACAGGCCTATGCCCGGCTGCGCGCGGGGGCGAGCCTGATCCAGCTGTACAGTGCTCTTGTCTATGAAGGGCCGTATCTCGCCCGGCGCATCAATGCGGGGCTGAAAAAGCTGATGGCACGGGATGGCTTCACCCATATCAGCGAGGTCATCGGCATCGACAGCTGA
- a CDS encoding RrF2 family transcriptional regulator has protein sequence MRLSSFADYAVVLMSAAARHCGAGAGLDPATNKHVKMNATTLASETGIPLPTAQKLVSRLSAAGLLESSRGTGGGVRLARPAAAITLVDVVEAVEGPIAMTACAEQGAHDCTLEHGCRVRPHMNVANNAIRSALAGVTIASLTREMA, from the coding sequence ATGAGGCTTTCTAGTTTCGCAGATTATGCCGTGGTGCTGATGTCGGCCGCTGCGCGTCATTGCGGAGCAGGAGCTGGGCTTGACCCTGCGACCAACAAACATGTGAAGATGAATGCCACGACGCTTGCCAGCGAAACCGGCATCCCGCTGCCCACCGCGCAAAAGCTGGTGAGCCGTCTGTCGGCTGCGGGACTGCTCGAATCGAGTCGCGGAACGGGCGGCGGCGTGCGGCTCGCGCGCCCTGCGGCGGCAATCACCTTGGTGGATGTCGTGGAAGCGGTGGAAGGTCCGATCGCCATGACCGCCTGCGCCGAACAGGGCGCCCATGATTGCACGCTGGAACATGGCTGCCGCGTGCGCCCGCACATGAATGTCGCGAACAATGCGATACGATCGGCCTTGGCCGGGGTGACGATCGCCAGTTTGACCCGAGAAATGGCATGA
- a CDS encoding SUF system Fe-S cluster assembly protein — translation MSEERKILVEEVEAVDTPPKARVDDEPRQRDYLDGFLAQKPAQTPVGEPGGSLYDGVIDALKEIYDPEIPVNIYDLGLIYGVDVTSDGHVVVTMTLTTPHCPVAESMPGEVELRVGAVPGVGDAQVNLVWDPPWDPQKMSDEAKLELGML, via the coding sequence ATGAGCGAAGAGCGGAAGATATTGGTGGAGGAAGTCGAAGCGGTGGATACGCCGCCCAAGGCGCGCGTGGATGATGAGCCTCGCCAGCGCGACTATCTTGACGGCTTCCTCGCACAGAAGCCCGCCCAAACGCCTGTCGGTGAGCCGGGTGGCAGCCTCTATGATGGCGTCATTGATGCGCTGAAGGAAATTTACGACCCGGAAATCCCGGTCAACATCTATGACCTCGGCCTGATCTACGGCGTTGACGTCACCAGCGACGGCCATGTCGTCGTCACGATGACGCTCACCACGCCGCATTGCCCGGTGGCCGAATCCATGCCCGGTGAAGTCGAACTGCGCGTCGGCGCGGTGCCGGGCGTGGGTGATGCGCAGGTCAATCTGGTCTGGGACCCGCCATGGGACCCGCAGAAGATGAGCGACGAGGCCAAACTCGAACTAGGGATGCTCTAA
- a CDS encoding helix-turn-helix domain-containing protein: protein MPDGREKVGDLPLSYMVEAAQGPVRLSYFAPPEHLRAYFGSVYLFTESAEHYLDVTRADVPQLRFMLRGSGSYHFHDGTVAPTPKICLLGPTLGATRFELDGPSCVVGVSLLPAGWVSLDGGDACALADGVRDMTPEKKGAMAALHASLADLHDPETIAAHCWSVLEQWVKPLPVTTWQLLEAVDTWLMGEGSPRIEALVERTGLSPRQLARLTNRYYGCPPKLLARKYRALRCSARIALDQHSWQELCEDGRFYDQSHFIREIKHFIGLTPHQLQTEPTAVAQLTLLRRSLGGDVAVLNRFS, encoded by the coding sequence ATGCCGGATGGAAGGGAAAAGGTCGGAGACCTGCCGCTTTCCTATATGGTGGAAGCGGCTCAAGGCCCGGTTCGGTTAAGCTATTTCGCGCCGCCCGAACATCTGCGGGCCTATTTCGGGTCGGTTTACCTCTTCACCGAAAGCGCCGAGCACTATCTGGACGTGACGCGTGCCGATGTTCCCCAGTTGCGGTTCATGTTGCGGGGGTCGGGCAGCTATCATTTCCATGACGGAACGGTGGCCCCCACGCCGAAGATATGTCTGTTAGGCCCGACGCTGGGCGCGACACGGTTCGAACTGGATGGACCGTCTTGCGTCGTGGGCGTGTCGCTGCTCCCGGCCGGGTGGGTCAGCCTGGATGGCGGCGATGCCTGTGCGCTTGCCGACGGCGTGCGGGACATGACCCCTGAGAAAAAGGGAGCAATGGCCGCGCTTCATGCCAGCCTGGCAGACCTGCACGACCCGGAAACCATAGCCGCCCATTGCTGGTCGGTTCTGGAACAATGGGTAAAACCCCTGCCGGTTACGACCTGGCAATTGCTGGAGGCAGTGGACACGTGGCTGATGGGGGAAGGATCGCCCCGGATCGAAGCGCTGGTGGAGCGAACGGGATTGTCGCCGCGCCAGCTCGCACGGTTGACCAATCGTTATTATGGCTGCCCGCCCAAGCTGCTGGCGCGAAAATATCGGGCGCTGCGATGCAGTGCGCGCATCGCGCTGGACCAGCATAGCTGGCAGGAATTGTGCGAGGATGGCCGCTTCTACGATCAGTCGCACTTCATCCGCGAGATCAAGCATTTCATCGGCTTGACCCCGCACCAGTTACAGACCGAACCTACGGCCGTGGCACAGCTTACCCTGCTGCGGCGCTCGCTGGGTGGGGACGTGGCGGTGCTGAACCGTTTCAGCTGA
- the sufB gene encoding Fe-S cluster assembly protein SufB, protein MTEEATTIRNLEAHEAAERASAYEHGWSSAIEQDFAPKGLNEDTVRFISAKKKEPEWLLEWRLKAFAMWQKMESPDWAKLNIPPIDYQDAYYYAEPKKKAELDSLDQVDPEILATYEKLGIPIAEQEMLAGVKGSRKVAVDAVFDSVSVATTFRKELEEAGVIFRSISEAVREYPDLVKKWLGKVVPMHDNYFATLNCAVFSDGTFVYIPKGVRCPMELSTYFRINAENTGQFERTLIVADEGSYVSYLEGCTAPMRDENQLHAAVVELVALDDAEIKYSTVQNWYPGDEQGRGGIYNFVTKRALCQGRNSKVSWTQVETGSAITWKYPSCVLNGENSVGEFYSVALTNNLQQADTGTKMIHNGKGSRSTIVSKGISAGRSNNTYRGLVRVAPGAEGVRNFTQCDSLLLGDQCGAHTVPYIEVRNPSAQIEHEATTSKISDDQLFYAMQRGLDQESAVSLIVNGFAKEVLQQLPMEFAVEAQKLLGISLEGSVG, encoded by the coding sequence ATGACTGAAGAAGCTACGACCATCCGCAACCTTGAAGCACATGAGGCCGCCGAGCGCGCCTCTGCCTACGAGCATGGCTGGTCATCCGCCATCGAGCAGGATTTCGCGCCCAAGGGGCTTAACGAAGATACCGTCCGCTTCATTTCCGCCAAGAAGAAGGAGCCGGAATGGCTGCTGGAATGGCGGCTGAAGGCCTTTGCCATGTGGCAGAAGATGGAATCCCCGGACTGGGCCAAGCTCAACATCCCGCCGATCGACTATCAGGACGCCTATTATTACGCCGAGCCCAAGAAGAAGGCGGAGCTGGACTCGCTGGATCAGGTCGATCCGGAGATCCTCGCCACCTATGAAAAGCTGGGCATCCCCATCGCCGAGCAGGAGATGTTGGCTGGGGTAAAGGGTAGCCGCAAGGTCGCGGTCGACGCCGTGTTCGACTCCGTGTCCGTCGCCACCACCTTCCGCAAGGAACTGGAGGAAGCGGGCGTCATCTTCCGCTCGATCAGCGAAGCGGTGCGCGAATATCCCGACCTCGTGAAGAAGTGGCTGGGGAAGGTCGTGCCGATGCACGACAATTATTTCGCCACCCTCAACTGCGCGGTCTTTTCCGACGGCACCTTCGTCTACATCCCCAAGGGTGTGCGCTGCCCGATGGAACTTTCCACCTATTTCCGCATCAATGCGGAGAATACCGGCCAGTTCGAACGCACCCTGATCGTCGCGGACGAGGGCAGCTATGTCAGCTATCTCGAAGGCTGCACCGCGCCGATGCGCGATGAGAATCAGCTGCACGCCGCCGTGGTCGAACTGGTCGCGCTGGACGATGCGGAGATCAAATATTCGACGGTGCAGAACTGGTATCCGGGCGACGAGCAGGGCAGGGGCGGCATCTATAATTTCGTGACCAAGCGGGCGCTGTGCCAGGGGCGCAATTCGAAGGTCAGCTGGACGCAGGTCGAAACCGGCAGCGCCATCACCTGGAAATATCCCAGCTGCGTGCTGAACGGCGAGAATAGCGTCGGCGAGTTCTACTCGGTGGCGCTAACCAACAATCTGCAACAGGCCGACACCGGCACCAAGATGATCCACAATGGCAAGGGGTCGCGCTCCACCATTGTGTCGAAGGGCATCAGCGCGGGCCGCTCGAACAACACCTATCGCGGTCTGGTGCGCGTGGCGCCGGGCGCGGAAGGCGTGCGCAACTTCACCCAGTGCGACAGCCTGCTGCTCGGCGACCAGTGCGGCGCGCACACCGTGCCGTACATTGAAGTGCGCAACCCCTCGGCGCAGATTGAGCATGAGGCGACGACCAGCAAGATCAGCGACGACCAGCTATTCTACGCAATGCAGCGCGGGCTGGATCAGGAAAGCGCCGTTTCGTTGATCGTGAACGGCTTTGCCAAGGAAGTGCTGCAACAGCTGCCGATGGAGTTCGCCGTCGAGGCGCAGAAGCTGTTGGGCATTTCGCTGGAGGGTTCGGTCGGTTGA
- a CDS encoding SDR family NAD(P)-dependent oxidoreductase, translating to MPHMLILGMGYTASRLAARLRGEGWEVTGVRRVSDGEAIAFDDDDAVHASIAKATHILSSVPPEGEADPVLTRYGAAIAAAPALWSGYLSSTGVYGDAAGAWVDEASPIGSGRRAVRVQADSDWRALREDMRCFRLPGIYGPGRSAIERVREGKAHRIDLRDQIFSRAHVDDIVSGIIASFDGPPGTYNLSDDLPCAQNRLIEAACAMLGAPLPPLLTLEEAQLSPMALSFYAENRRVANGRAKRLLGWAPRYPTYREGLAACLAAAE from the coding sequence ATTCCCCACATGCTGATCCTGGGCATGGGCTACACCGCCTCCCGCCTCGCCGCCCGACTGCGCGGCGAGGGATGGGAGGTGACAGGTGTGCGCCGGGTTTCCGATGGCGAGGCAATAGCCTTCGATGATGACGATGCGGTGCACGCCAGCATCGCCAAAGCGACCCACATCCTCTCCTCCGTCCCTCCAGAAGGGGAGGCCGACCCGGTCCTCACCCGCTATGGCGCGGCGATCGCTGCCGCCCCGGCCCTCTGGAGCGGCTATCTGTCTTCGACCGGCGTTTACGGCGATGCTGCCGGAGCCTGGGTGGACGAAGCGAGTCCCATCGGCTCGGGCCGCCGCGCCGTGCGGGTTCAGGCGGACAGCGATTGGCGCGCGCTTCGCGAGGACATGCGTTGTTTCCGGCTGCCCGGCATCTATGGTCCGGGCCGTTCCGCAATAGAGCGTGTACGCGAAGGCAAGGCGCACCGCATCGACCTCCGCGACCAGATTTTCAGCCGCGCCCATGTCGATGACATCGTAAGCGGCATCATCGCCTCCTTCGACGGGCCGCCGGGCACCTATAATCTTTCCGATGATCTGCCCTGCGCGCAGAACCGGCTGATAGAGGCCGCCTGCGCCATGTTGGGCGCACCGCTGCCGCCGCTGCTGACGCTGGAGGAGGCGCAACTGTCCCCCATGGCGCTGTCCTTCTATGCGGAAAACCGGCGCGTCGCGAACGGCCGGGCCAAGCGGTTGCTGGGGTGGGCGCCACGCTACCCCACCTATCGCGAGGGCCTTGCCGCCTGCCTCGCCGCAGCGGAATGA
- a CDS encoding HesB/IscA family protein yields the protein MTETTTKTRARPAAVILTPNAEARIADLMRQAPEGAIGVKLSTPRRGCSGLAYSVDYVTEEAKFDEKIETPGGTFYIDGASVLYLVGSTMDWVEDDFTAGFVFNNPNAKGSCGCGESFTV from the coding sequence ATGACCGAGACGACCACCAAAACCCGCGCTCGCCCTGCCGCCGTCATTTTGACGCCGAACGCGGAAGCGCGCATCGCCGACCTGATGCGCCAGGCGCCCGAGGGAGCGATCGGCGTCAAGCTTTCGACCCCGCGCCGGGGCTGCTCGGGCCTTGCCTATTCGGTCGATTATGTGACCGAGGAAGCCAAGTTCGACGAAAAGATCGAAACGCCCGGCGGCACCTTCTACATTGACGGCGCGTCGGTCCTCTATCTGGTCGGATCGACGATGGACTGGGTCGAGGATGACTTCACCGCCGGTTTCGTTTTCAACAATCCCAATGCCAAAGGCAGCTGCGGCTGTGGCGAAAGCTTCACGGTCTAG
- a CDS encoding SufD family Fe-S cluster assembly protein: MTALALPTRRQEEWRYSDLEAAATIWPTPAPTRIDVAIGQTSRNHLLQDAGEGAAAVHDYVITIADGARCDFHVLNIGGKLGRVTFAVTLGKGSHFELNGAIIGGGDQVLEIITKVIHAEPDATSGQTIRSILGQRATGSYLGSINVARDAQRTDAFQSVKAMLLDRTATANAKPELEIYADDVKCAHGATVGELDRQALFYMASRGMDPATAKTLLLKAFVAGVFDDVADEAVKDSLEAAALAKLETLV; encoded by the coding sequence ATGACCGCGCTCGCCTTGCCCACGCGTCGCCAGGAAGAATGGCGCTACAGCGATCTGGAGGCTGCGGCCACCATCTGGCCTACGCCCGCGCCAACGCGGATCGATGTCGCGATTGGACAAACCTCGCGCAACCATCTGTTGCAGGATGCAGGCGAGGGCGCGGCGGCCGTGCATGATTATGTCATCACCATCGCGGACGGCGCGCGCTGCGACTTCCATGTCCTCAACATCGGCGGGAAGCTGGGCCGCGTGACCTTCGCGGTGACGCTGGGCAAGGGGAGCCATTTCGAACTGAACGGCGCGATCATCGGCGGCGGGGATCAGGTGCTGGAGATCATCACCAAAGTCATCCATGCCGAGCCGGACGCGACCAGCGGGCAGACGATCCGCTCGATCCTCGGCCAACGCGCAACGGGCAGCTATCTGGGTTCGATCAACGTCGCGCGCGATGCGCAGCGGACGGATGCCTTCCAATCTGTAAAGGCCATGCTGCTCGACCGCACCGCCACGGCCAATGCCAAGCCGGAACTGGAAATCTACGCCGACGACGTGAAATGCGCGCATGGCGCGACCGTGGGCGAGTTGGACCGCCAGGCGCTGTTCTATATGGCGAGTCGCGGCATGGACCCGGCCACCGCCAAGACGTTGCTGTTGAAAGCCTTCGTCGCCGGCGTGTTCGACGACGTGGCCGATGAGGCGGTCAAGGACAGCCTCGAAGCCGCTGCGCTCGCCAAGCTGGAGACGCTGGTATGA
- a CDS encoding cysteine desulfurase, which yields MTDQTQQPNGVLRLRDDFPGVGSWHYLDSAATAQKPNAVIDAIARAYGPDYATVHRGVYERSANMTLAYEAARRKVAQFIGAASDSEIVYVRGATEGINLVAHSWAGTQLKAGDRILLSMLEHHSNIVPWQIVAERVGAQIDVGPLTADGQIDLDAMQAMITPAHKMVALAHVSNVLGSVLDVRRAVDIAHSVGAKILIDGCQAVPRLAVDVQALDCDFYVFSAHKLYGPTGIGVLWGRKELLDAMPPYQGGGSMIDKVTFEKTTYAPAPTRFEAGTPHITGVVGLSAAIDYVQAIGLDAIHAHECALVAKARAALESLNSVRVFGPEDSAGILSFEVEGVHPHDVGTILDETGVAIRAGHHCAQPLMRHLGVEATARASFGIYSDEGDVDALVKGIERVRKIFG from the coding sequence ATGACCGACCAGACACAACAACCGAACGGAGTATTGCGGTTGCGGGATGATTTCCCCGGTGTCGGCAGCTGGCATTATCTGGACAGCGCCGCCACCGCGCAGAAGCCCAACGCCGTAATCGACGCCATCGCGCGTGCCTATGGCCCCGACTACGCGACCGTCCACCGCGGCGTCTATGAACGCTCCGCCAACATGACGCTCGCCTATGAAGCCGCCCGGCGCAAGGTGGCTCAGTTCATCGGCGCGGCTTCGGATAGCGAGATCGTTTACGTCCGTGGCGCGACCGAGGGTATCAACCTCGTCGCGCACAGCTGGGCCGGAACGCAACTGAAGGCAGGCGACCGCATCCTGCTCTCCATGCTGGAGCATCACAGCAACATCGTCCCCTGGCAGATCGTCGCCGAACGCGTGGGCGCGCAGATCGACGTCGGGCCGCTCACTGCGGACGGCCAGATCGACCTCGACGCCATGCAGGCGATGATCACGCCCGCGCACAAGATGGTCGCACTGGCCCATGTGTCGAACGTGCTGGGCAGCGTACTTGACGTCCGCCGCGCGGTTGACATCGCGCACAGCGTTGGCGCCAAAATCCTGATCGACGGCTGCCAAGCCGTTCCCCGCCTTGCCGTGGATGTGCAGGCGCTGGATTGTGATTTCTACGTTTTCTCCGCGCACAAGCTCTACGGCCCGACCGGCATCGGCGTGCTGTGGGGCCGCAAGGAGTTGCTCGACGCCATGCCGCCCTATCAGGGTGGCGGGTCGATGATCGACAAGGTGACGTTCGAGAAAACGACCTATGCCCCTGCGCCCACCCGTTTCGAGGCGGGGACGCCGCATATCACTGGCGTCGTCGGCCTGTCCGCCGCCATCGACTATGTGCAGGCGATCGGCCTTGACGCGATCCACGCCCATGAATGCGCACTGGTGGCCAAAGCGCGCGCTGCGTTGGAAAGCCTCAACTCCGTGCGCGTTTTTGGCCCGGAGGACAGCGCAGGCATCCTCTCCTTCGAAGTCGAGGGGGTGCATCCGCACGATGTCGGCACCATATTGGACGAAACGGGTGTTGCGATCCGCGCCGGTCATCATTGCGCGCAGCCGCTGATGCGCCATCTGGGCGTCGAAGCGACGGCGCGGGCTAGCTTCGGCATCTATAGCGACGAAGGCGACGTGGACGCGCTGGTCAAAGGCATTGAGCGAGTGAGGAAGATCTTCGGATGA